A window of the Candidatus Jettenia caeni genome harbors these coding sequences:
- a CDS encoding transposase, producing the protein MNTGKTIFSQVIDFLPMHEFRKCVQRYEGNHKVKSFSCFDQFLCMAFAQLTYRESLRDIEACLRSMQEKLYHMGIRGKVSRSTLADANENRSWRMYADFAQVLIHRARALYSNDAFCIDLDQTVYALDSTTIDLCLSLFPWAKFRKYKGAIKLHTLMDLRGSIPSFIKITDGKVHDINILDDLIPEPGSFYVMDRGYLDFARLYNLTLCLAFFVIRSKTNLKFHRIYFHPIDKSLGLICDQTIVLSNADSAKDYPEKLRRVGYYDTENQKKLIFLSNNFTLPAMTIALIYKSRWQIELFFKWMKQHLRIKAFYGTSENSVKTQIWIAISIYVLVAIIKKRLNLDMSLYTILQILSVTLFEKVPILQVLTNSDCKNEPYVPYKQLLLFNL; encoded by the coding sequence ATGAATACAGGAAAAACTATTTTCTCACAAGTAATCGATTTTTTACCCATGCATGAATTTCGCAAATGTGTTCAACGTTATGAGGGCAATCACAAAGTAAAAAGCTTTTCATGTTTTGATCAATTTCTCTGTATGGCATTTGCCCAATTAACCTACAGAGAAAGCCTCCGAGATATTGAAGCCTGCCTGCGCTCGATGCAGGAGAAACTTTACCATATGGGAATTCGTGGTAAGGTTTCTCGCAGTACTCTGGCTGACGCAAATGAGAACAGAAGCTGGCGTATGTACGCTGATTTTGCCCAAGTATTGATTCATAGAGCAAGGGCACTCTATAGTAACGATGCATTTTGTATAGACCTTGATCAGACCGTCTATGCCTTGGATTCAACAACAATTGACTTATGCCTTTCCCTTTTTCCATGGGCAAAATTTAGAAAGTATAAAGGAGCAATAAAACTGCATACTCTCATGGATTTGCGCGGGAGTATTCCTTCGTTTATCAAGATTACAGACGGTAAGGTTCATGATATAAACATTCTTGATGATCTTATTCCAGAACCTGGTTCTTTCTACGTAATGGATCGTGGGTATCTCGATTTTGCACGGTTGTATAACTTAACCTTGTGTTTAGCATTCTTTGTTATTCGCTCCAAAACAAATCTCAAATTTCACAGAATCTATTTCCATCCGATAGATAAGTCTCTCGGTCTGATATGCGATCAGACCATAGTTCTTTCAAATGCTGATTCAGCAAAAGATTACCCGGAAAAGCTACGGCGAGTGGGCTATTACGACACTGAAAACCAGAAAAAGCTAATTTTCCTGTCAAATAACTTTACTTTGCCCGCTATGACTATTGCTCTTATTTACAAATCTCGCTGGCAGATCGAGTTGTTTTTCAAGTGGATGAAACAACACCTGAGAATAAAAGCATTTTATGGCACTTCTGAAAACTCAGTTAAAACTCAAATATGGATTGCAATCTCCATTTACGTGCTTGTTGCAATTATCAAAAAGCGTCTCAATTTAGACATGAGTCTCTACACAATTTTACAAATTTTAAGTGTTACCCTATTTGAAAAAGTTCCTATTTTACAAGTACTTACGAATTCAGATTGCAAAAACGAACCATACGTTCCCTATAAGCAATTGCTTTTATTCAACTTATAA